A single genomic interval of Oceanithermus profundus DSM 14977 harbors:
- a CDS encoding DUF11 domain-containing protein, with translation MNLRRAVWTAVFFALAVAAVPPLWLELASFRVLQVTNAEGERLEVFERAASAAPGETLEWRLAATNRSDRALEDVVLVIPVPPGTRYLAGSAEPLDLGGVAVRPEFSFDGGARYARPPLYRKVVVVTDGVEQEREVEVKPEAYTHVRWVLPALDAGQTVTVRLRTVVR, from the coding sequence ATGAATTTGCGCCGTGCTGTATGGACGGCGGTTTTTTTCGCCCTGGCCGTCGCGGCGGTGCCGCCGTTGTGGCTCGAGCTCGCCTCCTTCCGCGTGCTCCAGGTGACGAACGCCGAGGGGGAGCGCCTAGAGGTGTTCGAGCGCGCCGCGAGCGCGGCGCCGGGCGAGACGCTCGAGTGGCGGCTCGCGGCGACCAACCGCTCCGACCGGGCGCTCGAGGACGTGGTCCTGGTGATTCCCGTACCCCCGGGCACCCGCTACCTGGCGGGCTCGGCCGAGCCGCTCGACCTGGGCGGCGTTGCGGTGCGGCCCGAGTTCAGTTTCGACGGCGGCGCGCGGTACGCGCGCCCGCCGCTCTACAGGAAGGTCGTCGTCGTGACCGACGGCGTCGAGCAGGAACGGGAAGTCGAAGTGAAACCCGAAGCGTACACCCACGTGCGCTGGGTGCTGCCCGCGCTGGACGCCGGGCAGACCGTTACCGTCCGTCTTCGCACCGTCGTGCGATGA
- a CDS encoding S1 RNA-binding domain-containing protein, giving the protein MKYEAGSIVEGRVTRVMDFGAFVELPGGESGLVHISEIAHEFVKNVRDFLNEGDIVEVFVLGRDDKGRLDLSIKELMEKPVDPPKPRRLPRQAPEFEHKLKSFMRGSDSGGDAGGGKKRGRGRKKR; this is encoded by the coding sequence ATGAAGTACGAAGCAGGCAGCATCGTGGAAGGCCGCGTTACGCGGGTCATGGACTTCGGCGCCTTTGTGGAGCTTCCCGGAGGCGAATCGGGACTCGTGCACATCTCCGAGATCGCGCACGAGTTCGTCAAGAACGTGCGCGACTTCTTGAACGAGGGCGACATCGTCGAGGTCTTCGTCCTTGGGCGCGACGACAAGGGGCGGCTCGACCTCTCCATCAAGGAGCTCATGGAGAAGCCCGTCGACCCGCCCAAGCCCCGGAGGCTGCCGCGGCAGGCCCCCGAGTTCGAGCACAAGCTCAAGAGCTTCATGCGCGGCTCCGACTCCGGAGGGGACGCCGGAGGCGGCAAGAAGCGCGGCCGCGGCCGCAAGAAACGCTAA
- a CDS encoding ABC transporter permease, translated as MTLAWAEVGEIAARSLGVAGAATLLAALFGLPLGVWLGSRPRRGRMGAQVVLYAGMGLPPVVVGLLFYFLLSRSGPLGGLGLLFTPLAMVLAEAVLAFPMIAGFTLAAVRVRAEGVRRLVRGLGGTERQVLATLLWESRRPIVAALAAGFGAAISEVGAATIVGGDIRFHTRVLTTAVVLETRKGELESALALGAVLLGVTLVVTAVLVVWGERR; from the coding sequence TTGACCCTCGCCTGGGCCGAGGTCGGGGAGATCGCCGCCCGCAGCCTGGGGGTGGCGGGGGCCGCCACGCTGCTCGCCGCCCTCTTCGGCCTCCCCCTCGGGGTGTGGCTGGGTTCGCGGCCGCGGCGGGGGCGCATGGGCGCCCAGGTCGTCCTCTACGCGGGGATGGGGCTGCCGCCGGTGGTCGTCGGGCTGCTCTTCTACTTCCTGCTCTCGCGCAGCGGGCCGCTGGGCGGGCTGGGGCTGCTCTTCACCCCGCTGGCCATGGTGCTGGCGGAGGCGGTGCTGGCCTTTCCCATGATCGCCGGCTTCACCCTGGCGGCGGTGCGGGTGCGCGCCGAGGGGGTGCGGCGCTTGGTGCGCGGCCTCGGCGGCACGGAGCGGCAGGTGCTCGCCACCCTGCTCTGGGAGAGCCGCCGGCCGATCGTCGCGGCGCTCGCCGCCGGCTTCGGCGCGGCGATCAGCGAGGTGGGGGCGGCCACGATCGTCGGCGGGGACATCCGCTTTCACACCCGGGTGCTCACCACCGCGGTCGTGCTGGAGACCCGCAAGGGCGAGCTGGAGAGCGCGCTGGCGCTGGGGGCGGTGCTGCTGGGGGTGACGCTGGTCGTCACCGCCGTCCTGGTGGTCTGGGGGGAGCGGCGGTGA
- a CDS encoding winged helix-turn-helix domain-containing protein — MRPRAKFWLETETGEYLMGPRTLRLLEAVHASGSLKAGARAAGFSYRAAWARVRRVEAALGFRLIESHSGGEGGGRSRLTPEALAFVRRYRAFLERSEALVEQAFRESLG, encoded by the coding sequence ATGCGACCGCGCGCCAAGTTCTGGCTGGAGACCGAAACGGGCGAGTACCTGATGGGTCCGCGCACCCTGCGGCTCTTGGAGGCGGTGCACGCCAGCGGCAGCCTCAAGGCGGGGGCGCGGGCGGCGGGGTTCAGCTACCGCGCCGCCTGGGCCCGGGTGCGCCGCGTCGAGGCGGCCCTGGGCTTCCGGCTCATCGAGTCGCACTCGGGGGGCGAGGGCGGAGGGCGGAGCCGCCTGACCCCGGAGGCCCTGGCGTTCGTGCGGCGCTACCGCGCCTTCCTGGAGCGCAGCGAGGCGCTCGTGGAGCAGGCCTTCCGCGAGAGCCTGGGCTGA
- a CDS encoding substrate-binding domain-containing protein has translation MKKLIALGLLLGAALAAAPLRLATTTSVNDSGLLEAILPGFTRETGVPVQVIAVGTGQALAIAGRGDADAVLVHAPDLEARFLREGKGVAHACIAYNNFVIAGPAADPAGVGAAADALDAMRRIFAAEAAFVSRGDNSGTYHREQALWRAAGLDPAGRPWYLESGSGMGATLTLAAEKRAYTLTDLGTFLFMRDKVDLEGLFDRPDPRMLNQYGYMVVNPERFPGANREAAYALRAYLLRPDVQQQIGAYLKDRFGKSLFNPLYGRCKVEVNP, from the coding sequence ATGAAGAAGCTCATCGCGTTGGGTCTGCTCCTGGGGGCGGCGCTGGCGGCCGCGCCGCTGCGCCTGGCCACCACCACCAGCGTCAACGATTCGGGCCTGCTCGAGGCGATCCTCCCCGGCTTCACCCGCGAGACCGGGGTGCCGGTGCAGGTGATCGCGGTGGGCACCGGCCAGGCGCTGGCCATCGCCGGGCGCGGCGACGCCGACGCCGTGCTGGTGCACGCCCCCGACCTGGAGGCCCGGTTCCTGCGCGAGGGCAAGGGCGTGGCCCACGCCTGCATCGCCTACAACAACTTCGTGATCGCCGGCCCCGCCGCCGACCCTGCGGGCGTGGGCGCGGCCGCGGACGCCCTGGACGCCATGCGCCGCATCTTCGCGGCGGAGGCCGCCTTTGTCAGCCGCGGCGACAACTCCGGCACCTACCACCGCGAACAGGCGTTGTGGCGCGCCGCCGGGCTCGACCCCGCGGGCCGCCCCTGGTACCTGGAGTCGGGCAGCGGCATGGGGGCGACGCTCACCCTGGCCGCCGAGAAGCGCGCCTACACCCTCACCGACCTCGGCACCTTCCTCTTCATGCGCGACAAGGTGGACCTCGAAGGCCTCTTCGACCGCCCCGATCCGCGCATGCTCAACCAGTACGGCTACATGGTGGTGAACCCCGAGCGCTTCCCCGGGGCGAACCGCGAGGCGGCCTACGCCTTGCGCGCCTACCTGCTGCGTCCGGACGTGCAGCAGCAAATCGGCGCCTACCTGAAGGACCGCTTCGGGAAGAGCCTCTTCAACCCCCTCTACGGCCGCTGCAAGGTGGAGGTGAACCCTTAG
- a CDS encoding acyl-CoA dehydrogenase family protein: MSELWFEPTPDERALLGALGSFLTDRVVPTAAERDASGAFPHDLVRELGELGVFGLQVPEAYGGLGLPTRTAARILEEIAWADGSLGLTVASHNSLATGHLLLDASEEQKERYLPKMASGEWLGAWGLTEPGAGSDAAALSTRAEEADGGWVLNGTKQFITQGSVAGVYVINARTDPAPEGKPHRGISTFVFPAGTPGLTIGRKEDKLGLRSSDTAQLIFEDLRLPADALVGERGRGFYTVLRVLDGGRVGIAALSVGLGRAALEFAARYAGERRQFGRPIGRFEGVGFQLAQMSTDLEAARMLYLKAAELKDAGRDYTLAAAQAKLFASEVATRAADAAIQILGGYGYIKDYPVERYWRDVRLMRIGEGTSEILKLVIAKRVLERYSA; this comes from the coding sequence GTGTCCGAGTTGTGGTTCGAACCAACCCCCGACGAACGCGCGCTGCTGGGCGCGCTGGGAAGCTTCCTGACCGACCGCGTGGTGCCCACCGCCGCCGAGCGCGACGCCTCGGGCGCCTTTCCCCACGACCTCGTCCGCGAGCTGGGCGAGCTGGGCGTCTTCGGCCTGCAGGTGCCCGAGGCCTACGGCGGGCTGGGCCTGCCCACCCGCACGGCCGCCCGCATCCTCGAGGAGATCGCCTGGGCCGACGGCAGCCTGGGGCTGACCGTCGCCAGCCACAACTCGCTGGCCACGGGGCACCTGCTCCTCGATGCCAGCGAGGAGCAGAAGGAGCGGTACCTGCCGAAGATGGCGAGCGGCGAGTGGCTGGGCGCCTGGGGGCTGACCGAACCCGGCGCGGGCTCGGACGCCGCGGCGCTTTCGACCCGGGCCGAGGAGGCGGACGGCGGCTGGGTGCTGAACGGGACCAAGCAGTTCATCACCCAGGGTTCGGTGGCCGGGGTCTACGTGATCAACGCCCGAACCGACCCCGCGCCCGAGGGCAAGCCCCACCGCGGCATCAGCACCTTCGTCTTCCCCGCGGGCACGCCGGGGCTCACGATCGGCCGCAAGGAGGACAAGCTGGGGCTGCGCAGCTCGGACACCGCGCAGCTGATCTTCGAGGACCTGCGCCTGCCCGCGGACGCCCTGGTGGGCGAGCGGGGCCGCGGGTTCTACACCGTGCTGCGTGTGCTCGACGGGGGGCGTGTGGGCATCGCGGCGCTGAGCGTGGGCCTCGGCCGCGCGGCGCTCGAGTTCGCCGCCCGCTACGCCGGCGAGCGCCGGCAGTTCGGCCGCCCCATCGGGCGCTTCGAAGGCGTGGGCTTCCAGCTCGCCCAGATGAGCACCGACCTGGAGGCCGCGCGGATGCTGTACCTGAAGGCGGCCGAGCTGAAGGACGCCGGGCGCGACTACACCCTGGCCGCGGCCCAGGCCAAGCTCTTCGCCAGCGAGGTGGCCACCCGCGCCGCCGACGCGGCCATCCAGATCCTGGGGGGCTACGGCTACATCAAGGACTACCCGGTGGAGCGTTACTGGCGCGACGTGCGGCTGATGCGCATCGGCGAGGGCACGAGCGAGATCCTCAAGCTGGTGATCGCCAAGCGGGTGCTCGAGCGCTACTCGGCCTGA
- a CDS encoding ATP-binding cassette domain-containing protein, whose amino-acid sequence MIRSKGLVRRYPGFELTVEALEVPPGRFVTVIGPSGAGKSTLLRLLAGLERPDRGRVELQGRAVFLDQDRTVLDRSVLANATFGLELRGVRRREAARRVRPWLERVGLADKLAQPAVSLSGGERARLALVRALAIEPDVLFLDEPTQALDPGNVDRVEGLLREAHGQGRTIVLVTHNLYQARRLGQETWFLLGGRIVERAPSERLFVRPREALTRAYVAGEMVY is encoded by the coding sequence GTGATCCGGAGCAAGGGGCTGGTGCGGCGCTACCCGGGCTTCGAGCTCACGGTGGAAGCGCTCGAAGTGCCCCCGGGCCGCTTCGTGACCGTGATCGGGCCCAGCGGTGCGGGGAAGAGCACGCTCCTGCGCCTGCTCGCGGGACTCGAGCGCCCCGACCGCGGCCGCGTGGAGCTGCAGGGGCGGGCGGTCTTCCTCGATCAGGACCGCACGGTGCTCGATCGCAGCGTGCTCGCCAACGCCACCTTCGGGCTCGAGCTGCGCGGCGTGCGCCGGCGCGAGGCGGCGCGACGGGTGCGGCCGTGGCTCGAGCGGGTGGGGCTCGCCGACAAGCTGGCCCAGCCCGCGGTCTCGCTGTCGGGGGGCGAGCGCGCCCGCCTGGCGCTGGTGCGGGCGCTCGCCATCGAGCCCGACGTCCTCTTCCTGGACGAGCCCACCCAGGCCCTCGATCCGGGCAACGTCGACCGCGTCGAGGGGCTGCTGCGCGAGGCCCACGGGCAGGGCCGCACGATCGTCCTGGTCACCCACAACCTCTACCAGGCGCGGCGGCTGGGGCAGGAGACCTGGTTCCTCCTGGGGGGACGGATCGTGGAGCGCGCCCCCAGCGAGCGGCTCTTCGTCCGTCCTCGTGAGGCGCTGACCCGGGCCTACGTGGCCGGGGAGATGGTTTACTGA